Genomic window (Drosophila albomicans strain 15112-1751.03 chromosome X, ASM965048v2, whole genome shotgun sequence):
caaacaatttttacattcaatatttttgagAGTAATTTGCATGTCCTTAGGGAATCCCTAATAGGGATATTGCTGTATTATAGTAAATAGTCaatgttgttgtatttttcataatattttgattttgttttatttttgttgttgttcagtttgttgttgtatttgttgtttgttttatttaatagtttataAACTGATTAGGTGAGTAATAAGTAGATGAACATGGTATGTGGAGTGTGGAGTGTGGGAGGGGGGAGTGAATAATAGTGCAGGCATTCATGAGTTATTCGTATTCCGATGtgaatacacatacacatgcctTAGCCTgtctgtgtgggtgtgtgtgtgtgtgcaagtgtgtgtgtgtgtgtgtgtgtgtgtactaaGAACTAAACGGCAGCTCGTAATGCTGCCCATAGCTAgccatgagtgtgtgtgacagCGAGATAGATACAGAGCGAGtcagagagcaagagagtgagggagaaggaatatatatagtatatagtatatagcaTTATATAAGGCAGCCCAAAACAAGGACGCTTTATCCATCCTCATCCGCCTTAGTTGCGCTTCCTCAAGGCGAGGCGACTGCTGAGCGGACGCTTGGGCTTCggctcctcctccttctgctgctgctcggacTCCTCGGCGGCAGCATCGGCCTCCGGCTCCGACCTCAGGGGCTTCGTCAGCTTGCGGCGGTTCACTGCGAAGAAGATACGAGGTGAGAGATGAGATAAAAAGATGGATGGAGGAATCCTCAGAGTTCTTCGACTTACGTGCAGAGTTGCCTTTGTATCCTTTGCCGGCAGCGGGAGCAGCGGCGGGCGCAGCGGCAGCTGGAGCTGCGGCTGGAGCGGATTCCTCGTCATCCTCGTCGGCGGTCTTCTTCGCTGGCTTGCTCACCGGCGCCTTCTCGGCGCGATGTTTCTTCGCGTTCTGCTGGCGACGCTTCAGCGAGTTGAGGAAATCATCGTTGGAACGGAATGGACGGATCACGGGTCCCACCTTCTTGGGCGCctctgtcgtcgtcgtcgtggtgCTGGCCGCCGACGCCGCAGCGCCATCCTCGCCCTCATCCCCATACTGACCATTCTCGCCAGCACCTCCGGCCTCATCATTGTAATCATCCTCCTCGCCGGCATCGTCGTGCGCTGGCGccgccgttgtcgttgtcgtcggcTTGCCCACCGCCTTGCCCACGGGGCGACGCAGTGCGGCGATCCTCTTCGCCGGCGATGCGTTCGCTGGCGCGTTCTCCTCCTGCGTGGCCACCAGTCCGTAGCACAGAGCGCAGACGATAAAAAGCAGGCAGCTAAAGCGAGATAAGAACAGGAGGAATCAAATTGAGGTTAAGTTTCCACAACATATTGAGGTTAAGGAGAGCTTCTGGAGATCTTCTCAAAAgttaaatttccaaatttcACCAAAGTGAGGTTATGGAGAGCTTCCCtaagtacaaaaaataaaagttgaatttcTAAATTCATAGTTTCCATAACATATTGAGGTTAAGGAGAGCTTCCCATAGGACAACAATAAAAGGTAAAATTTCCAACTTCATAATTGTTCCAGCTCAAAATTGAGGTTATGGAGAGCTTCCCTAAGCACAAcaaatcaaagtcaaagtaaAATTGAGGTTATATCTGTACAATATTGAGGTTATGGAGagtaaataaaagttaaaattgaGGTTACACATTATATTGAGGTTATGGAGACATTCCCATTGAGAACCAATAATAGACAAATTTCCAACATTATAATTTTATCAGGTTAGAATCGAGGTTAGGTACGCACAACATATAAGGTTATGGAGAGATTTC
Coding sequences:
- the LOC117577853 gene encoding brain acid soluble protein 1; this encodes MKYFNICLLFIVCALCYGLVATQEENAPANASPAKRIAALRRPVGKAVGKPTTTTTAAPAHDDAGEEDDYNDEAGGAGENGQYGDEGEDGAAASAASTTTTTTEAPKKVGPVIRPFRSNDDFLNSLKRRQQNAKKHRAEKAPVSKPAKKTADEDDEESAPAAAPAAAAPAAAPAAGKGYKGNSALNRRKLTKPLRSEPEADAAAEESEQQQKEEEPKPKRPLSSRLALRKRN